Within Prosthecodimorpha staleyi, the genomic segment GGCCTAGTTGCCCAAGAGCGACAGGCCACCACCCTGATCTGCCGGGCACAGTATCCGGCCATGCGCGACCTGATCGGTTTCCTTTCGGACGAGTGCTGCGCCGACATGCGCAACGGCTGTGCCTCCGGCGAGGCGGCGTGATCGGGTTTTTCGGCTTCATTTATTCGGTATTTCTAGAAATAGGGAAGGAATGCCATGACTGGTCTCCGCGATCTGCCCGTGGCCGTCATCGGCGCGGGTCCTGTAGGTCTCGCCGCCGCAGCCCATTTGGTCGAGCGCGGTATTCGCCCGCTCGTCTTCGAGAAAGGCCGGAGTGTCGGCGCCGCTGTCGCGGCCTGGAGTCACGTCCGGGTCTTCACGCCCTGGAGCCTAAATGTGGATGCGGCCGCCGCTCGACTCCTCGCGGCGACCGGATGGCCGGCGCCCGACCCGGACGAGACCCCGACCGGCGCCGCCATCGTCCGGCGCTACCTCGAGCCGCTTGCCCGGGTCGAGGCGATCGCGGCGGGGCTGCATCTCGGCGCGACGGTCATGGGGGTCACCCGCAAGGGCTTCGACAAGATGACGAGCCCGGGTCGCGACGCCGCCCCCTTCGTCCTGCACTGGCGGGACGCGGCCGGCCGCACCCACTGCACCGAAGCCCGGTCCATCATCGATGCCTCGGGCGTTTGGTCGAGCCCGAACCCGATGGGGGTCGACGGCATGCCGGTCCCGGGAGAACAGGATGCCACGGTTGCGGCCGCGATCGCGAGCGGGATCCCGGACGTGCTCGAGGCGGAGCGTGGGCACTATGCGGGCCGGCGCGTCCTCGTCGTCGGCGCCGGACATTCCGCCATCAACGTCGTCCTCGATCTCCTCCGGCTCCAGGCCGAGGCGCCGGAGACCCGGGTTGTCTGGGCCCTGCGGCGCGAGCGTCTCGACCTGATCGCCGGCGGCGGCCTCGACGACAAGCTCGCCGAGCGCGGCGCTCTCGGACTTGCCGCCAAGGCTGCGATCGAGGCGCGGCGGCTCGAATTGCTGGCGCCCTTCGCCGCCGAGTGGATCCAGGCTCGACCGGATGGGGTCCGCATCGAGGCGCGGCACGGAGAGAGGTCCGTGACGCTGGACGTGGATCGGATCGTCGTGGCCACAGGCTTCCGCCCGGATCTCCGGCTCCTCGCCGAGTTGCGGGTCGCGCTGGATCCGGCCGTCGAAGCGCCACCGGCCCTGGCCCCGCTGATCGATCCCAACCTCCATTCTTGCGGCACCGTCCCGCCCCATGGCGCTGCCGAACTCGCCCAGCCCGAGCCCGGTCTTTACATTGTCGGCGCGAAGAGCTACGGGCGCGCGCCGACATTCCTGATGGCGACGGGATACGAACAGGTCCGGTCGGTCGTCGCCGCCATCGCGGGGGACGAGAAGGCAGCGCGTGAGCTGCATCTCGTCCTGCCGGAGACGGGCGTCTGCAGTGCCGTTCCCGGGATCGCCGACGCGGCATGCTGCGGGGATCCTGTTCCGGCGGCAGAGGGGGCCGATTGCCGGGCGGACCGGGACGCCAAAGCCGCGGCCATGGATGGCTGCGGCTGTTCAGCGGCGCCCACACCCGCACCGGCAGTCTCCGGGTGCTGCGGCGGCGCGAAGACGCGGCCCGATGCCGATCTGGTCGAGGCGTAACGGCCGATTGGCGCTCGAACCTTCTTGAGGATGTCTGGAGCTACGTGCTTATGCGCTCTTGCGCATACGTGTGGCGACGCCGACGTTCGGGCCATGTCGGACATTATTTCGGTTCTGTCGGCGCTCGCCGAACCCACCCGCCTTGGAGCGATGCGGATCCTGCTGGACGGGGGAGAGCATTGCGTTTGCGAACTGATGCGCAGGCTCGGCGCCAGCCAGTCGCGCATGTCCCGCCACATGGGGATTCTCAAGGCGGCCGGGCTGGTGGTCGACCGGCGCGACGCGCAATGGGTCCGGTATCGGCTCCATCCGGAGATGTCGCCCCACTCGGCGGTGATCGTCGAGGCGGCAGTCGTCGCCCTGACAGAGACAAGGCTCGCGGCATGAACACGTTTGCCGGCTCGAGACCCGACCTTCGCGAGGCGCCGGCCCTTTGGATCGGCGGCACGGTGCTGTTCGTGTTCGCCTGGTTCCTATTATACCGGCAACTGGTCCCATTCTCGGAATGGGCCGTTGCGCATCTGCCTGTGGACGCCGGGAGCCATCTTGGCGAATCCGTCAAATTCTTTATCTACGACACCCCC encodes:
- a CDS encoding FAD-dependent oxidoreductase, with product MTGLRDLPVAVIGAGPVGLAAAAHLVERGIRPLVFEKGRSVGAAVAAWSHVRVFTPWSLNVDAAAARLLAATGWPAPDPDETPTGAAIVRRYLEPLARVEAIAAGLHLGATVMGVTRKGFDKMTSPGRDAAPFVLHWRDAAGRTHCTEARSIIDASGVWSSPNPMGVDGMPVPGEQDATVAAAIASGIPDVLEAERGHYAGRRVLVVGAGHSAINVVLDLLRLQAEAPETRVVWALRRERLDLIAGGGLDDKLAERGALGLAAKAAIEARRLELLAPFAAEWIQARPDGVRIEARHGERSVTLDVDRIVVATGFRPDLRLLAELRVALDPAVEAPPALAPLIDPNLHSCGTVPPHGAAELAQPEPGLYIVGAKSYGRAPTFLMATGYEQVRSVVAAIAGDEKAARELHLVLPETGVCSAVPGIADAACCGDPVPAAEGADCRADRDAKAAAMDGCGCSAAPTPAPAVSGCCGGAKTRPDADLVEA
- a CDS encoding ArsR/SmtB family transcription factor, translated to MSDIISVLSALAEPTRLGAMRILLDGGEHCVCELMRRLGASQSRMSRHMGILKAAGLVVDRRDAQWVRYRLHPEMSPHSAVIVEAAVVALTETRLAA